In Deltaproteobacteria bacterium PRO3, the genomic stretch TCTTCGGCGGGCCCGCAATCGCCGGTTTTCGCGCAATAGTCTCCCACCTTGCGCATTGGCGGAAAGGTCGTGAAAGGCTCGGGGAGGCGGAAGACGCGCCCGCCCTCGTGGTCGACCGAGACGATGGGCGGCTTCTTCGCGGCGCGGTAAATCGCGGCGTTCAGCTCGCGCAGCTGCTCGAAGCTCTCCAAGTTACGCTTGAACAGGATGACGCCGCCCAGGTCCCACTGCTGGAGGAAATTGAACGCGGAGTCGCTCAGCTTGTGGCCTTCGAAGCCTACTACCAGCAGGGAACCGATCGTTTTCTTTAATGCCTCCGTGGTGGTCACGCGCTTTTTCCTTCTAATCGAACTTCTTTGTAACGTTGCTCCCTGCGCCTTGCGGGGCGGGAGCTCGGGGGTATTCCTTCCGGCTTTTCCGAAACTCGCGGTTTATTATATGGCCGTACCGAAAATATCCTTGGTTGCTATGAGAGTGACTTGCTGAGGACGCTCAGACAATCGGAAAAGCCTCCAGGAATACCCCCGATCTCCTACCCCGCAAGGGCCACCGCTGTAAAAATTTTACTAACGAACATCGTAGCGATCTCGCAAGCCGTCTCCTAAGAAATTGAAACCCAATACCGTGATCATGATCGCGATGCCAGGGACGATGGAAAGGTGCGGGGCGACCAATAAATATGCCACCCCCGCATCCAGCATCGCGCCCCAAGAAGGCGTCCCCGGCGGAACGCCGATACCTAAAAACGAGAGCGTGGTCTCCGCGATAATCACGCCCGCGACACTCAAGGTGGAATTCACGATCACCGGACCGAGGATATTCGGCAGGATATGCCGACCCAGGATGCGGGGCGCGCCGTAACCGAGGGTTTGGGCGGCCTGGACGTACTCGACCTTGCGCAGGGCCAAGACCTGTCCACGGACAATGCGGGCATAGGAGACCCAGCCGACTGCGGAGAGGACGAGGATGATGTTTAAGATGCTCGGCGGCATGAAGGCCGCCAGGGCGATGATCAGCAGGATGGAGGGAAAGGCCATGAAGATATCGGAGACGAAGACGAAGGCCTCGTCGATCTTGCCTCCGAAGTAACCGGCCATCAGACCGATCAGGGTGCCCAGACTCATCGAGAGGGCGACGGTGACGAAGCCGATCAGCAGGGAGAGGCGCGCCCCGTAGACGACCCGCGAAAGGACATCCCTACCCTCTTCATCTTGGCCCAACAAATGCGTGGCAGAAGGTCCGCGCAGCTCTCCGGCCATATCCGGAACATCCGGCGCCGGAATCGGCAGGATCGGTGCCATTAGGGCGAGCAGAAGCACGAAGACCACTAGGGAGCCGCCGAATACGAGTTTGAAGTTCTTCATAGTGAATAAATTTGCTGCCGCACCAAAGACAAGTGAATCAACCTAAGCATCGTTCCCTCTACCCTCTAATAGATCGCCCGGTGCCGAGAGCGAGGGGTGTTCCTCGGAGGCTTTTCCGATTGTCTGAGCGTCCTTATTTAGTCACTCTCAAAAGCACCAAGCATCGTTAACGGCACGGCCATATAATAAACCGCGAGTTTCGGAAAAGCCGGAGAGGAACACCCCTCGCTCCCGGTCCCGGGCGCACCTTCGGTATTTCGGCGGCAAGAAAACCCTATCCCCAACGACACCGAAACCCGCGAGCCACTCACTCTTGTATACAGCGTTTGACTTCCCCCCGGCGATAGTGATTTATTGAACGAACAATGGAGGAAATCAACAATGGCTAGTCCATACGTCAAAACCGCCACCGACGCCAACTTTGTCAGCGATGTCCTGGGCTCCGACGTCCCCGCCCTGGTGGACTTTTGGGCCGAGTGGTGCGGTCCCTGCCGGGCCTTGGCTCCCCTGGTCGATCAGATCGCCGAGGAAAATCAAGGCAAACTGAAAGTTTTCAAGATGAACGTCGACGAAAACCCCAACACCCCCTCGCAGTACGGGGTGCGCGGCATCCCCACGCTGATCCTAGTGAAGGGCGGCAAGGTGGTCGACCAGTTGGTCGGTTCGGTGCCGAAGCCGACCTTGGATCAGTTCATCCAGAAATCTCTGTGAGACACCGGCTTGGCACCGCGCCAAGCCAAGCTCTAAATACAAAATTCAGGTTTATGCCGCGTAGGGGCCGTTCGCGAACGGCCCCTACGGCTTTAAAACATATACCGCCGCATCAATACGTTGAAGGCCGCCCCCATGCCCAGCATGGTGCTCAACAAGGCCGAGCCGCCGTAGCTGAAGAACGGCAGGGTCACCCCCGCCAGCGGCATCAGGCCCAGCACGCCGCCCAGGTTGATCGCCACCTGCCAAAACAGCAGCGCCGCCACCCCCGCCACGAGGAAGCCGCCGAAGCGGTCCTGCAGCTTCCCCGCCGCCTGCAACATCAAGAGCAGCAAGAACAAAAAGGCCCCCAAGACGACGGTCCCTCCCAAAAACCCCCACTCCTCCGCCAAGACCGGAAAGACGAAATCGGTGTGGCGCTCCGGCAGGAATTTGAACTTGTTCAAGTCCCCCTTCAG encodes the following:
- the trxA gene encoding thioredoxin, translated to MASPYVKTATDANFVSDVLGSDVPALVDFWAEWCGPCRALAPLVDQIAEENQGKLKVFKMNVDENPNTPSQYGVRGIPTLILVKGGKVVDQLVGSVPKPTLDQFIQKSL
- a CDS encoding ABC transporter permease produces the protein MKNFKLVFGGSLVVFVLLLALMAPILPIPAPDVPDMAGELRGPSATHLLGQDEEGRDVLSRVVYGARLSLLIGFVTVALSMSLGTLIGLMAGYFGGKIDEAFVFVSDIFMAFPSILLIIALAAFMPPSILNIILVLSAVGWVSYARIVRGQVLALRKVEYVQAAQTLGYGAPRILGRHILPNILGPVIVNSTLSVAGVIIAETTLSFLGIGVPPGTPSWGAMLDAGVAYLLVAPHLSIVPGIAIMITVLGFNFLGDGLRDRYDVR